Proteins encoded within one genomic window of Papio anubis isolate 15944 chromosome X, Panubis1.0, whole genome shotgun sequence:
- the NDUFB11 gene encoding NADH dehydrogenase [ubiquinone] 1 beta subcomplex subunit 11, mitochondrial → MVGPTKPRQLEAKRVAQRPASLENKIRSGTYIAWRRRSDNCRALTHCSCAQSHFRPRPSDPAAPSVMAAGLFGLSARRLLAAAATRGLPAARVRWESSFSRTVVAPSAVARKRAPEPTTQWQEDPEPEHENLYETNPDSHGYDKDPVLDVWNMRVVFFFGVSVVLVLGSTYVAYLPDYRMKEWSRREAERLVKYREANGLPLMESNYFDPSKIQLPEDE, encoded by the exons ATGGTTGGCCCCACGAAGCCACGACAACTGGAGGCAAAGAGGGTTGCTCAACGCCCCGCCTCACTGGAAAACAAAATCAGATCTGGGACCTATATAGCGTGGCGGAGGCGGAGCGATAATTGTCGCGCTCTCACCCACTGCAGCTGCGCACAGTCGCATTTCCGTCCCCGCCCCTCAGACCCTGCAGCACCATCTGTCATGGCGGCTGGGCTGTTTGGTTTGAGCGCTCGCCGTCTTTTGGCGGCAGCGGCAACGCGAGGGCTCCCGGCCGCCCGCGTCCGCTGGGAATCTAGCTTCTCCAGGACTGTGGTCGCCCCGTCCGCTGTGGCGAGAAAGCGGGCCCCGGAACCGACCACACAGTGGCAAGAGGACCCAGAACCCGAACACGAAAACTTGTATGAGACG AACCCAGACTCCCATGGTTATGACAAGGACCCTGTTTTAGACGTCTGGAACATGCGAGTTGTCTTCTTCTTTGGCGTCTCCGTCGTCCTGGTCCTTGGCAGCACCTATGTGGCCTATCTGCCTGACTACAG GATGAAAGAGTGGTCCCGCCGCGAAGCTGAGAGACTTGTGAAATACCGAGAGGCCAATGGCCTTCCCCTCATGGAATCCAACTACTTCGACCCCAGCAAGATCCAGCTGCCAGAGGATGAGTGA